One stretch of Malus domestica chromosome 14, GDT2T_hap1 DNA includes these proteins:
- the LOC103453468 gene encoding uncharacterized protein: MTSLPSEATRLSSPSSGFARLAHASIIRKKFCFGIFSTFPSVFTFLSNKSLLLSLSNLDFSLRLSLISQLSLSLLRYPATGYRLTLPICKVICYLQGPPSFIGHCAFRFLGLMYTSLEANYVQDFIFAAEPYEWYIDLLRFGAVKHCGFGLGFERMVLFATGIDNIRDVIPFLRYPGRADL; the protein is encoded by the exons ATGACTTCCTTACCCTCCGAGGCCACGCGTTTATCCTCTCCTTCTTCTGGATTTGCCCGCCTTGCCCACGCGTCGATCATCAGGAAAAAGTTCTGCTTCGGCATTTTCTCCACTTTTCCTTCCGTATTCACTTTTCTCTCGAACAAAAGTCTGCTTCTATCGCTCTCAAATCTCGACTTCTCTCTGCGTCTCTCACTTATCTCTCAGCTGTCTCTCTCACTCTTGAGGTACCCTGCCACTGGATATCGTTTGACGTTGCCGATCTGCAA GGTGATTTGTTACCTCCAAGGTCCACCGTCATTTATTG GTCACTGTGCTTTTCGTTTTTTGGGGCTTATGTATACAAGCTTGGAAGCCAATTATGTTCAAG ATTTTATCTTTGCTGCTGAGCCATATGAGTGGTACATTGACTTGCTGCGCTTCGGGGCTGTCAAAcattgtggttttggtttaggATTTGAACGGATGGTTCTGTTTGCTACTGGTATTGACAACATTAGAGATGTTATTCCTTTCCTTAGATATCCAGGAAGAGCAGATCTTTGA